The stretch of DNA TAAAAACACACTATATACAAATCTGCAGACTCACGTAGCTGCACAGCAGCAGTCTCGCCATTGGTGGCCAAGTAGTGTAAAGTTTGTTCTCCGTAGTATGAGGCTCCTGTTTTATCCACCTCTATGCTGGCCTGCACCAGAACCGCAGTGGCTGATGGGAAAAAACAAAAGCCATCATGGCAGTAATCTTCTACAACTACAAACTTTATTAGGATAAGGCAAACCACACATTCTCCATAACATTTACTTAACATAATTCTATTATAAACGTTGACCAACCTTTTTTGTTCCATAGCATGGTCACCCTGTCGGCCTTAAAGAAACTCTTGTTGGCCAGAGCACAGGTCGTGCCACCAAAGTTGGGGTATTGGTATAGCCGGACAAACGAGGGGGCACCTTTGCTCCCAGGGACATAAACAGCCACCTTCAGCAGAAACACAGTGGCAAATGTCAGTACCCTCTTCTACAGTCAGATAACCAAACTGATATATGGAAACAAGATAAAAACAGAGGTATACCTTACTAGGCTGATTTCCAGGGGACAGCATAAACTCAGACACCTTCTGCAAGTGAAGCTTATTGGCAATGTTGACTGGGAAAAAAAGAGATGATTAACTAATACAACTATTGGTACTTGTACAATAAATTCTTGGTTCTGTGTCACATCAGTATGGAGCTGCCATCATAGCTTGTTCTATATTGTTAAGGAGATCTCTTGACCTCAATGGGAATTCCTGGTTGATTAAactttcaataaataaataaatacaatttatggTGGACAACAAATGGGGCAATTGAAGACACTTACTAAAATCGTTGTTCTCGAAAAAGTGAAGTTCATTGTTAACACTCCTGACCGCAATCTTCTCGTCATCTGACCAACTTGGACACCTGTACACATTGACAAGATAAAAAATGATCTGTTCAGAAAATAAAGGGCATGATGCAAACATAGCTAAAAACTCTCAACATTTTCAGTTTCTATTCAATGGAGCGAGGGGATATAACAATCGACAGTTGGACAAAGTGGTGGCAGACGTTATCTAGCCTTCCCAAGTCCATCATTAATTAAATCACACTCACATGATTAGTAACCTTGTCATAGACTTGGGCCTAGGCTTTAGCTTAGTGGGCACACAGGAGACCCTGTTTCTAACTCAGTCTGTGCATCATTGATGGGCAACACAtactaatgtatttatttaccaTTATTTTTAgatgtaagttgactgagaacatattctcttttacagcaatgacctggggaagagtcacagggggaaggaaaggggatgaatgagccaattggaagctggggatgattgaAAGGGGCCAGGataggaatttagccaggacaccggctAACACCCCTACTTTTATGAttagtgccatgggatctttagtgaccacagagagtcaggacacctgttttaatgtcccatctgaaagacggcaacTTACGCAGGGTAATGTCCCCATCACTGCCCCGGGGCATTGGGATCTCCTTAGACCAGAGGGAAAAGTGCCCCCTACTggacctccaacaccacttccagcagaatctggtttcccatccagggaccgaccaggaccgaccctgcttagcttgaGAGGAAAGccagtagtgggatgcagggtgttaTGCTGCTGGCTAATCCTCTGCATTTCTTTACAGATGGACAAACACAATAATACAACACTGTGCAAACTCACCATCCCTGAACCTTCTTCTGGTAAAGAGCCTTGAGGCAGGTCCCAGTTTTCAAATCCCACAGCTGCAAGTTGGCATCTCCCTGTGGGTTGTCCTGCGTCTCTGACAAGAGAAAGGGAAACTATAATTACATTACTAATTGTAAAGATGAGTGCTAGTGCAGCACAAACAACCGCAAACCATACATTGCAATGGACATGACATTCAAATTATATCTAGTTTCAAACGGAACACATCTCGACTCCCTACTCGTGTTCCTGCTTGAGGGCTCTAATACACTAGGCAAACAGAGTAAAAGTTACATAGAACTAGGTAGAAAGTGACTCTCCGTCACTCCATTTGCATCAGTGTTTTCCATTTATCATCATCTAACCAAACCttataataaatgttttattgCATTTCTATGTAGTTCTGGAAACTTACTGCTATACACCTGCCATGTAGCCAGCACAGTGTTCAGCGGAGAGAACTCCAACATTGCAGTCTTTGGAAGGTCAAACGACCTGACTTGAGAGCCGTCTGCAACCTTCACAACAGTGACCCTGACAAACAAAACATGGGCATGACAACTACTGTAATCGGTACAGTCTCAACGCATGCAAAATATTCCAATGACTGAAGAGGTAGtctacaggactaatgtcattcaAACTACAGCATGCAAGAGCTGTATACTAATTCTGCATACGGATACATAGGGCTCAGGGCAAAAGtggtgtactatgtagggaatagagtgcaattTTGGACGCAGACATAGTGTCATGATGTAGCTTTTATTACTTCTCTCCATTGCACCATGCAAACAATGTCCCGTCCTTGCTGAACGCCACATATCTACTTTGCAGAGGGTCCCTGAAATTGAAAGGTTTAGTAAATAAAAATGGAATTCGAAACAGTTGCACAGTGATTGATTTGGCTAACAATTTAAAATTGATGGAAGGGGAATGACCTTTGAAAATCTGCATTCTTCTCGCAGTTTGGTGGTCCACGGAGCAGCACTGTCCCGTCAGATCCCCGGACTGTGTGATCAGAATAACAGCAGCAGTTAGTCTAAAATCACTGATGTAATAGTTCTGGAAGATTAAAGAATTGGCCATATTATCATCAGCAGGAGGTGAATCTGATTGGAACATAATTGGGCTTGCATGCTACAGCATCTACCAAAATATTTATAAAGCATTTGGCTAGCTTGTAACATTATTACTTTGACAACAGCAGGTCACGGTCGACTTGAAATTAAGGAAATTCCACATTCCAACTCACGTGACAGTTAAGATGGGCCGTTGCGTATATTCTACAAACCAGGTTAACATGTAAAACAACACGTAAACAAGAAATAAAGAGTTTACTCTTCAATAAAGTAACCCACCTGCTAAAATAGGTATGGGGGGCGCCATGATGTACCGGAAAGAGAATAATTTGCAAAAGGAAATGCGGAAGTCTCAAGAAAGAAGGGGCGTGTCATTGGAACATTGGCCACATCATCATGAAATATGTGACTAATCACATTTTATGTCCATGATAAATTCACTCCTAAATTGAATGTTGTTTATGATCAAATACATGCTGatctataaaaaaaatgtatgaaatgcTTTTAGCCATTTTGTATTCTTTCtaagaaaagaaaaaaacatttgtggAATGACACGACCACGGAATAGCCCTTCCTGTGTGGGAGTGGTCTACTTTGTGTGTACGTAGACAAATTCGAGACACCCTGCCAATGGTGGAGTTTGTTTTGCATGATCCGGTGCCCCGCTGAATCGAGATTTTACTGAAGGACCAATTGGAATGGTCTAAAGTCTATTACGCCCGGGTACCGGGGCATGCAAAACGGACTCCACCCCTCACTCATCACTAAACGGCGACCGAGCTCTGGAAATTAGCCTACTGTCTACATTTGACAGCCACAACTTCATAAATAATCAATAGCTAAAAGGCTACAATTATCTTAAACAATGGTGGCAAAACAGAGAATACGCATGGCCAACGAGAAACACAGCAAAAACATCACGCTGAGAGGCAATGTGGCCAAATCCACGGTAAGTTTTTGGGATACAAAGAATCAATAGTCAGTGAAGACTGTACTAGATACATTTCTATTTTGTTTGAAAATAATATCCTAGTTACTTGTTTGAATGGTTTCAAAATATCTAAAAGTTTACTTCAACATTTTGATGTTGGTTTCTGATCTATTTCTGCAGAGAAATCCAGGTGAAGACAAGGTGGCAGTGGGACCATGGCTTCTGGCGTTATTCATCTTTGTCGTCTGCGGATCAGGTAAATGCATATGTACAGTGTACACTTTTTCCAGTGATGTATACATTACTATTGATTTTCTCTAGG from Oncorhynchus kisutch isolate 150728-3 linkage group LG15, Okis_V2, whole genome shotgun sequence encodes:
- the LOC109905356 gene encoding stress-associated endoplasmic reticulum protein 1-like encodes the protein MVAKQRIRMANEKHSKNITLRGNVAKSTRNPGEDKVAVGPWLLALFIFVVCGSAIFQIIQSIRMGM